One window from the genome of Fulvivirga lutea encodes:
- a CDS encoding DUF6527 family protein, which produces MPSNLEPGILYLSNEYNVAGHLCACGCGNKVITPLGSTEWTYFEKEGKPSLKPSIGNWQLQCRSHYWIRNGNIFWSGQWTDEEIKEGWKNEELRRQQYFAKRNRNQTKKSILRRIIDWLFN; this is translated from the coding sequence TTGCCTTCAAATCTTGAACCTGGCATATTATATTTATCTAATGAGTATAATGTGGCAGGCCATTTATGTGCTTGTGGTTGTGGAAATAAGGTTATAACACCACTTGGATCAACCGAATGGACTTATTTCGAAAAGGAAGGTAAACCTTCTTTAAAACCATCTATAGGGAATTGGCAATTACAATGTCGATCTCATTATTGGATAAGGAATGGTAATATTTTTTGGTCTGGGCAATGGACTGATGAAGAGATTAAAGAAGGTTGGAAGAATGAAGAACTAAGGCGACAACAATATTTTGCTAAACGAAATAGGAATCAAACAAAGAAATCAATTCTAAGAAGAATTATAGATTGGCTATTTAATTAA